From the genome of Candidatus Cloacimonadota bacterium, one region includes:
- a CDS encoding HU family DNA-binding protein encodes MQTTKGGKMSRDELVKKIASDAGVTQKVAGLALAAVLEGITQTLKKGGKVSLVGFGSFSVAHRKARKGINPKTKAPLKIPARKVPVFKAGKKLKDAVKK; translated from the coding sequence ATCCAAACTACAAAAGGAGGTAAAATGAGCAGAGATGAATTAGTAAAAAAGATCGCGTCCGATGCCGGCGTAACCCAGAAAGTTGCCGGTCTTGCCCTCGCTGCCGTTCTGGAAGGTATTACTCAAACCCTTAAAAAGGGCGGCAAGGTTTCTTTGGTAGGTTTTGGATCCTTCAGTGTTGCACATCGCAAGGCACGTAAAGGTATCAATCCCAAAACCAAAGCTCCTTTGAAGATTCCGGCACGTAAAGTTCCTGTTTTCAAAGCGGGTAAAAAACTGAAAGACGCTGTCAAAAAGTAA
- a CDS encoding tetratricopeptide repeat protein produces the protein MLNHRFLALAALMFLIVLSACSSNKQIEVEPEPVRNPLALAHQAASIATENYEDGMLENAIMEFNNAIALFEEAAPTASVSDSIAQNIESMQLNIAKTHIDLAFESIEVSMFNEAIDHYETALNIYKNHTPVGISKADLDKYIIGTLNNLAIVSKDSHNYEAALAYYNQILEMEPDNAEVLNAKFFVLKDDIKDSEQAFQVLEDYTKVANDAAAYVMLAEGYAQAGEYNKAETAYKTAENLRPGADMFTRIANFYRANSEWEKANIYLEKLAATRPEASLLAVVYSQIAENYNQLKNNAKMIEYFEKSLEIKADPRIALSLAAQYNRTKNWSKVVQYSTMVLSDQANNSDARMLRGVAYYQQKNYTAAKADLERLTADPKYGSQAQAILKAIK, from the coding sequence ATGCTGAATCACAGATTTCTTGCTCTTGCCGCACTGATGTTCTTGATAGTACTAAGTGCGTGCTCCTCAAATAAACAAATCGAAGTGGAGCCCGAGCCAGTCCGGAATCCACTTGCACTTGCACATCAAGCTGCTTCTATCGCCACCGAAAACTACGAAGATGGAATGTTAGAGAACGCTATTATGGAGTTTAATAATGCCATTGCGCTCTTTGAAGAAGCTGCACCCACTGCCTCAGTATCCGATTCCATTGCTCAAAACATCGAAAGCATGCAATTAAACATCGCCAAAACTCATATAGATTTGGCATTTGAAAGCATCGAAGTCAGTATGTTTAATGAAGCAATAGATCACTACGAAACAGCTCTTAACATATACAAAAACCACACTCCGGTAGGTATCAGTAAGGCTGATTTGGATAAATACATAATTGGAACATTAAACAATCTTGCCATTGTATCCAAGGACTCTCATAATTATGAGGCTGCTCTGGCATATTACAATCAGATTCTTGAGATGGAACCTGATAACGCCGAAGTATTGAATGCCAAGTTCTTCGTTTTGAAAGATGACATCAAAGATAGCGAACAGGCTTTTCAGGTTTTAGAAGATTATACCAAAGTAGCCAATGATGCTGCAGCGTATGTTATGCTTGCTGAAGGTTATGCCCAAGCAGGCGAATATAACAAGGCTGAAACTGCTTATAAAACAGCGGAGAACTTACGCCCAGGTGCCGATATGTTTACGCGTATTGCAAACTTTTACCGCGCCAACAGTGAATGGGAAAAAGCAAACATCTATCTAGAAAAACTAGCTGCAACCAGACCTGAAGCTTCTCTTTTAGCAGTAGTATATTCTCAAATTGCCGAGAATTATAACCAGTTGAAGAATAATGCTAAAATGATAGAGTATTTTGAGAAATCTTTGGAGATAAAGGCAGATCCCAGAATCGCTTTGTCGCTTGCAGCACAATATAACAGAACCAAAAACTGGAGCAAAGTAGTACAATATAGCACAATGGTACTCAGTGATCAAGCCAATAATAGCGATGCACGCATGTTGCGTGGCGTTGCTTATTATCAGCAAAAGAATTATACAGCCGCCAAAGCAGATTTAGAACGTCTTACCGCCGATCCCAAATACGGTAGTCAAGCTCAAGCTATTTTGAAGGCAATTAAATAG
- the umuD gene encoding translesion error-prone DNA polymerase V autoproteolytic subunit gives MKKLKTDGSIKAVYKYCEGKKILRPIVGAIVPAGFPSPAQDYIEGMLDISEHLIRHPSSTFFMYADGYSMIGAGIHPGDLLIVDRAIEAQSNKIVIAIVDNELTLKRLKIEDGQYWLTPENDEFDPIHITEDMNFIVWGVVTFVIRQL, from the coding sequence ATGAAAAAACTAAAAACTGACGGCTCTATCAAAGCTGTTTACAAGTATTGTGAAGGGAAAAAGATTCTGCGTCCAATTGTGGGCGCTATTGTCCCGGCCGGATTTCCTTCACCGGCTCAAGATTACATTGAGGGCATGCTCGATATCTCTGAGCACCTTATCCGCCACCCATCCTCAACCTTTTTTATGTACGCAGATGGTTATTCTATGATTGGAGCTGGAATTCATCCCGGAGATCTGCTTATTGTGGATCGCGCTATCGAAGCTCAATCTAACAAAATTGTAATAGCCATTGTAGATAATGAGCTAACCTTAAAGAGGTTGAAGATTGAAGACGGTCAATACTGGTTGACTCCTGAAAACGATGAATTTGACCCAATACACATCACAGAAGATATGAACTTTATTGTTTGGGGAGTAGTTACGTTTGTAATACGCCAGCTTTGA